AGAATCAGTATGGCACACGGCATATGGCACCGATCCGTAGCGGCGCGATTTATCGCGCAATGTTGAGTTCGGAGCCGAAAAAAGCGCGATAAATCGCGCCGCTACACTATGTGGATAATGAAACTATTGATTCACCCCTTACCTGGTTATGCATCATATTGGTGCATGACAATGAACCATTATTGTGCGCACCATGCATTTCGGCCTGGGTAAAGTTGATTTAAATCAATAAATATCAACCCATTAAGCCCGTTATTTTGCATCCCCCTTCGTTGGTACAAAAGTTGCAAGCCTAATCCGTATTGCAAAGGAGACGGTTATGAAAGCGATTGTGATTGGTGCCGGCATCGGCGGAATGAGCGCGGCGATTGCGCTGGAGAAAGAAGGTTTTAGTACGGTGGTGTTCGAAGCGGTGAAAGAGATGAAACCGGTCGGCGCGGCCATTTCCATCTGGCCCAATGGCGTGAAGTGCCTGAATGCCCTCGGCATGAAAGAATCGCTGCGTGCGCTGGGCGGCAATATGGCGTTTATGGCCTACAACGATGCCCACAGCGGTAGCACCCTGACCCGCTTCAGCATGTCACCGCTGGTACAGCAGGTGGGCGAATATCCCTATCCGGTCGCCCGTGCGGAACTTCAGGCGATGCTGATTGATACCTATGGCCGCTCACGCATCAACTTTGGTAAGCGCGTGACTCAGGTGGAACAAACTGCGTCAGGCGTTACTGCCTGGTTTGATGATGGTAGCCAGCAAAGCGCCGATTTTCTTATCGCGGCTGACGGTACCCACTCGGTTATCCGTCATTATGTGCTGGGTGAAAACGTTGAACGCCGCTATGCCGGTTACGTTAACTGGAATGGCCTGGTGACCATCGATGAAAACATCGCCCCGGCGGACCAGTGGACCACATTTGTCGGTGAAGGCAAGCGCGTCTCGCTGATGCCCGTCAGCGACAACCGTTTCTACTTCTTCTTTGATGTCCCGCTGCCGAAGGGATTAGCGGAGGATCGCAGCACGCTGAAAAGCGATCTGCAAGGTTACTTTACGGGCTGGGCCGAGCCGGTGCAGCGTCTGATCGACACCATCAACCCGGACACCACCAATCGCGTAGAAATCCACGATATCGAACCCTTCAGCCAGTTTGTTAAAGGTCGAGTAGCGTTGCTGGGTGATGCGGCGCACAGCACCACGCCGGATATCGGTCAGGGGGGATGCGCGGCAATGGAAGACGCCATTGTGCTGGCGCAGACGCTGGCGTCGCATTCGCTGGGGATAGAAGATGCGTTACTGCGTTATCAGGCGCGTCGCGTGGAACGTACCAAAGATTTAGTGTTGAAGGCGCGTAAGCGTTGTGATGTCACGCACGCGAAGGACGCGGCAATCACTGCGGCCTGGTATCAGGAGCTGAAAAATGAAACCGGCGAGCGGGTGCTGGCCGGTATGTGCGACACCATCGAAGGTGGCCCGCTGGGCTAAATTCACCCTTAGCGAGTAGCGGTGCAAAATATTGCGCCGCTAGCTTTAATATTTTGCCAGTTCTGACAGCCCTCCCACCTGTTCAAATGTATCGCGGTTACCAATGCGATTATGATGCGACAGATTGAGCGCAGACAATGGCAGTTCTTTTAATACCTTATTACCCGCTACACCGGTGTTATATTTCTGCACCTCAGCGTTACCCCCGCTAACCAGCACCTTCTGGAATAATTTCTTATCATATTCACTGAGAGGATTTCCGGGTTTGCTTAATGGTCGTCCCTGATGCTGGCTCACGACCTCCCTTTTTATTTCCGCATCCAGCATGCCCGTTCTGTCTTTGCCGCTTTTGCAGTTGTACGCGGGCACAGCACCAATTTCGTATGCCAACATGGCCATGCGCTGTGCGGCTTTATAGGGCTCGCCCCCATCATAATGGTGTGATTTTTTATTATAAATTTCTTTAAGTTGCTGACACAGCTCTATCACCTTTTCCCGATTTTCAGGATGCGTTTTCAGGTATTCACCCACCATCCCGCCGGGAGGTGCAGACGGATCAAGGTTCTGCCCTAATAACTGATTGAATGCCGCCGCGTTATATTTATCTGATGCTGACTGCCCCAGACCCGCCTTTAAAGATGCTTCGTTAACACCGAAGTTAAATGCCGCCACCTTAAGTCTCACTTTGACCTGATGCAATTCACCATCGCTCCCCCTGACCATTAAAGTAACCGGATTCTGTTTGCTTAGCGTTTGCCAGGCATGCATTTGGTCATCCAGCATTTTTCTTTCATTACCGACAGAACCCGGTGTAACCAGAGACGTGGAAACGATTTGCAGTTCGACTTCCTCTCCCGCT
This genomic stretch from Pantoea cypripedii harbors:
- the hpxO gene encoding FAD-dependent urate hydroxylase HpxO; protein product: MKAIVIGAGIGGMSAAIALEKEGFSTVVFEAVKEMKPVGAAISIWPNGVKCLNALGMKESLRALGGNMAFMAYNDAHSGSTLTRFSMSPLVQQVGEYPYPVARAELQAMLIDTYGRSRINFGKRVTQVEQTASGVTAWFDDGSQQSADFLIAADGTHSVIRHYVLGENVERRYAGYVNWNGLVTIDENIAPADQWTTFVGEGKRVSLMPVSDNRFYFFFDVPLPKGLAEDRSTLKSDLQGYFTGWAEPVQRLIDTINPDTTNRVEIHDIEPFSQFVKGRVALLGDAAHSTTPDIGQGGCAAMEDAIVLAQTLASHSLGIEDALLRYQARRVERTKDLVLKARKRCDVTHAKDAAITAAWYQELKNETGERVLAGMCDTIEGGPLG